The proteins below are encoded in one region of Paenarthrobacter ilicis:
- a CDS encoding LCP family protein translates to MIGRHQSPDASSPDGSPARYPGQGNLVEGSAASPARRRPRWLRIGVIVVAAVVLGVLCFGGYWLWRLQSNISTTSLGAGGQRTEGPVDDRKDRLQILVLGSDTRSGKNGQYGGEDQSAGYGQSDVMMLVDISADNNNVNVISFPRDLLVDVPACKDQSTNQQHAERQDAMINSAMAEAGIGCAVDTVNKLTGFEVDHFMMADFNAVKELSTAVGGVDVCVNAAVYDPDSGLRLPKGTSEVEGDQALAFLRTRHAFADGGDLGRIQAQQSFLGSLTRKLKSEGTLGDPQKLLGIADTMTKNLTVDTGLASVPSLLTIADRLKNIDPAKVNFITVPTVPAPSDPNRLALEEPAASNLISALRNSADLSQAGTPSQAPQSPAATPAYDKALQPISVANGTGVTGRANDIAATLTTAGYTQTARIQGQTRAQTMVYYQAGFEDVAADVAAMFGLPASSVQEVTTIQGVQLYAGEDFATGDKPTPAPVTVPAQTANDQTCQATNPLG, encoded by the coding sequence GTGATCGGTCGCCACCAGAGCCCCGATGCCAGCTCCCCGGATGGCAGTCCAGCCCGCTACCCCGGACAGGGGAATCTGGTAGAGGGAAGCGCAGCGTCTCCCGCCCGGAGACGTCCACGCTGGCTCCGCATCGGCGTGATTGTGGTTGCCGCTGTGGTGCTGGGCGTCCTGTGCTTCGGGGGCTACTGGTTGTGGCGCCTTCAGTCGAACATCTCCACCACGTCCTTGGGCGCCGGCGGCCAGCGGACAGAAGGCCCTGTTGATGACCGGAAGGACCGCTTGCAGATCCTGGTGCTGGGCAGCGACACCCGCAGCGGGAAAAACGGCCAGTACGGCGGCGAGGACCAGTCCGCGGGCTACGGGCAGTCCGATGTGATGATGCTGGTGGATATCTCCGCGGACAACAACAACGTCAACGTGATCAGCTTCCCCCGGGACCTGTTGGTGGATGTTCCCGCGTGCAAGGACCAGTCAACCAACCAGCAACATGCGGAACGCCAGGACGCCATGATCAACAGTGCCATGGCGGAAGCCGGCATTGGCTGTGCCGTGGACACCGTCAACAAGCTGACCGGTTTTGAAGTGGACCACTTCATGATGGCCGACTTCAACGCCGTGAAGGAACTGTCCACTGCGGTGGGCGGGGTGGATGTGTGCGTCAATGCCGCCGTCTACGATCCCGACTCGGGCCTGCGCCTCCCCAAGGGGACGTCCGAGGTTGAGGGCGACCAAGCCCTGGCGTTCCTCCGGACCCGGCACGCCTTTGCCGACGGCGGCGATTTGGGCCGTATCCAGGCCCAGCAGTCCTTCCTTGGCTCCCTGACCAGGAAATTGAAGTCTGAGGGAACCCTGGGCGATCCCCAGAAGCTCCTGGGCATCGCGGACACCATGACCAAGAACCTCACGGTCGACACCGGGCTGGCTTCAGTGCCCTCTTTGCTGACCATCGCGGACCGCCTGAAGAACATCGACCCCGCCAAGGTCAACTTCATCACGGTTCCCACGGTGCCTGCGCCGTCGGATCCGAACCGGCTGGCGTTGGAAGAGCCCGCAGCCTCCAACCTGATCTCCGCACTCCGGAACAGCGCCGACCTGTCACAGGCCGGAACGCCATCGCAAGCGCCCCAGAGTCCCGCCGCCACGCCTGCCTATGACAAAGCCCTCCAGCCCATCAGCGTTGCCAACGGCACTGGCGTCACCGGCCGGGCCAACGATATTGCTGCCACACTCACCACGGCCGGCTATACCCAGACTGCACGCATCCAGGGCCAGACCCGTGCGCAGACCATGGTGTACTACCAGGCCGGATTCGAGGATGTAGCGGCCGATGTTGCCGCCATGTTCGGATTGCCGGCATCCAGCGTGCAGGAAGTGACCACCATCCAGGGTGTCCAGCTGTACGCCGGGGAGGACTTCGCTACCGGCGACAAACCAACTCCGGCCCCGGTGACGGTGCCCGCACAAACGGCAAATGACCAGACCTGCCAGGCTACTAACCCGCTGGGCTGA
- a CDS encoding cytochrome c oxidase assembly protein has translation MHHATDQIWEIPKDAAGAYHGSVPPLDVLFSAWQIDWAAVSMIVVFGVLYALGLRRASHSGHRWPWWRTTAFYLLGLGSLAILTCGFTGVYGGELRWAFTVKVSLLLFVVPLLIGMGRPISLARAALPAAGAGRLKSVLAHPALRFFSNSLAAPLIGLALFSTFLTPAFHTLRTDPTASALVTILVPLVGLLMALPIVEEADFQRSSAFITLEFVFVFIELLVDAVPGILLRLNGEVLDNVMSTASPLAWFPDALRDQQLAGDALWFICEAVDLPLIILMFIRFSRSDKREARSFETLTDQQLAELNAAHLRRR, from the coding sequence ATGCACCATGCTACGGACCAAATCTGGGAAATTCCCAAGGACGCCGCTGGGGCCTACCATGGCTCTGTGCCGCCCCTTGACGTCCTTTTCAGTGCCTGGCAGATCGACTGGGCAGCCGTGAGCATGATCGTGGTTTTCGGCGTGCTCTACGCGTTGGGCCTCCGGCGGGCATCACACTCCGGCCACCGGTGGCCGTGGTGGCGGACCACCGCGTTCTACCTCCTGGGCTTGGGATCGCTGGCAATCCTCACCTGCGGGTTCACAGGGGTTTACGGTGGCGAACTCCGGTGGGCGTTCACCGTGAAAGTCTCCCTGTTGCTCTTTGTGGTTCCCCTCCTGATCGGAATGGGCCGGCCCATCTCCCTGGCGCGGGCCGCACTGCCTGCCGCAGGCGCAGGCCGGCTGAAGTCCGTCCTTGCCCATCCAGCACTTCGCTTCTTCAGTAACTCACTTGCCGCGCCGCTTATTGGTCTGGCGCTCTTTTCCACCTTCCTGACGCCGGCATTCCACACCTTGCGGACTGACCCCACCGCCAGTGCACTGGTGACGATTCTTGTTCCCCTGGTTGGCCTGCTCATGGCGCTTCCCATCGTGGAAGAGGCTGATTTCCAGCGTTCCAGCGCATTCATCACGCTGGAATTCGTGTTTGTCTTCATCGAACTCCTGGTGGACGCAGTCCCGGGAATCCTCCTGCGACTCAACGGGGAAGTCCTGGACAACGTCATGAGCACAGCATCCCCGCTGGCGTGGTTCCCGGATGCCCTGCGGGACCAGCAACTGGCCGGGGACGCCCTGTGGTTCATCTGCGAAGCAGTTGACCTGCCGCTCATCATCCTCATGTTCATCCGCTTCTCCAGGAGCGACAAACGCGAAGCCCGCAGCTTCGAAACCCTGACTGACCAACAACTGGCTGAATTGAACGCCGCGCACCTGCGCAGGCGCTGA
- a CDS encoding AI-2E family transporter codes for MPDLRSGLPPVWADSLGRASIRSLQVLMVGALAWATVWALTRVPLVLIPLTLALILAAAIAPLVRWLTLHGWPRALAVLASFVGILAVFGGIVTGIVFLIRAQSKDLTAKAIAGVDRLHEFLNSGPVPVSDAQIDATRESVQHFFLSSSFGTEALTGARTLGEILAGMVLMAVILFFFLKDGQKIRNFLIGFLPVSRQSTAHRAMDNSAVVLGGYVRGTAIVAATDGIIVGVALAILGVPLALPLGVFVFIGGFIPIIGATAAGTLAVAVALISNGPVTALIVLAVVIGANQLEHHLLQPVLMGRVLSIHGLAILLALAAGTMIAGIVGALLAVPVTAVAWTVFKTLTGRDQPLDTGRDQPVEFGQEATAGRTGDGGGTVSAPTQGK; via the coding sequence ATGCCTGATCTTCGCTCCGGACTTCCGCCAGTGTGGGCTGACAGCCTGGGCCGGGCCAGCATCCGATCCCTGCAAGTACTCATGGTGGGCGCTTTGGCGTGGGCCACGGTATGGGCGTTGACCCGGGTTCCCCTGGTACTGATACCCCTGACTCTTGCACTGATACTTGCCGCCGCCATCGCCCCGCTGGTGCGTTGGCTGACACTCCACGGCTGGCCCCGGGCGCTCGCCGTTCTGGCGTCGTTCGTGGGCATCCTGGCCGTTTTCGGCGGCATCGTCACCGGCATCGTTTTCCTCATCCGGGCGCAATCCAAAGACCTCACCGCGAAGGCGATTGCCGGCGTCGACCGTTTGCACGAATTCCTGAACTCCGGGCCGGTTCCCGTCAGCGACGCCCAGATCGACGCGACCCGCGAATCCGTCCAGCATTTCTTCCTCTCCAGTTCCTTCGGCACGGAGGCACTGACGGGTGCCCGGACCCTCGGCGAGATCCTGGCCGGCATGGTGCTCATGGCCGTGATCCTGTTCTTCTTCCTCAAAGATGGACAAAAGATCCGGAATTTCCTGATCGGTTTCCTGCCGGTCAGCCGGCAATCCACGGCTCACCGGGCCATGGACAACAGTGCCGTGGTGCTGGGCGGTTACGTCCGCGGAACAGCGATCGTCGCGGCCACCGATGGAATCATCGTGGGCGTTGCCCTGGCGATCCTCGGCGTTCCGTTGGCACTGCCGTTGGGAGTATTCGTGTTCATCGGCGGGTTCATTCCCATCATTGGAGCCACGGCAGCGGGCACGCTCGCGGTGGCCGTCGCACTGATCTCCAACGGTCCGGTGACGGCGCTCATTGTCCTGGCCGTGGTGATCGGGGCCAACCAGCTGGAGCACCACCTCCTCCAACCCGTCCTGATGGGCCGCGTCCTGAGCATCCACGGCCTGGCGATCCTCTTGGCTCTGGCTGCGGGGACCATGATCGCCGGGATCGTCGGGGCACTGCTTGCTGTCCCCGTCACCGCTGTGGCATGGACCGTGTTCAAGACCCTGACCGGCCGCGACCAACCACTGGATACGGGCCGCGACCAACCAGTGGAGTTCGGCCAGGAGGCAACCGCCGGGAGGACTGGCGACGGCGGCGGGACCGTCAGCGCGCCGACGCAAGGCAAGTAG
- the gatC gene encoding Asp-tRNA(Asn)/Glu-tRNA(Gln) amidotransferase subunit GatC, with protein MAAINRDDVAHLARLAHIEMSAEELDRMAGELAVIVDSVKSVSEAAGEDVPATSHPIPLTNVFREDVVGHTFTAEQALSGAPDAYENRFKVPAILDED; from the coding sequence ATGGCTGCGATCAACCGTGACGACGTCGCGCATCTTGCGCGTCTGGCTCACATTGAAATGAGTGCCGAAGAACTGGACAGGATGGCCGGCGAGCTCGCCGTCATCGTCGATTCGGTGAAGTCCGTCAGCGAAGCCGCGGGGGAGGACGTGCCCGCCACGTCGCACCCGATTCCGTTGACCAACGTGTTCCGCGAAGACGTTGTGGGCCACACGTTCACGGCCGAGCAGGCGTTGTCCGGTGCTCCGGATGCTTACGAGAACCGTTTCAAGGTCCCGGCAATCCTGGATGAGGACTAA
- the gatA gene encoding Asp-tRNA(Asn)/Glu-tRNA(Gln) amidotransferase subunit GatA → MTELNNELIRHSAADLAAKLAAREVSAVEVTQAHLDRIALVDGQVNAFLHVNSEEALAVAAEVDSARAAGGSAAEELHALAGVPIAVKDLIVTIGQPTTAGSKILEGWHSPYDATVVKKLRAAKMPILGKTNLDEFAMGSSTEHSAYGPTRNPWDLDRIPGGSGGGSAAAVAAFEAPLALGTDTGGSIRQPGAVTGTVGMKPTYGAVSRYGAIAMASSLDQIGPVSRTVLDSALLQEVIGGHDPFDSTSLTDPFTNLVAAARVGNVAGMKIGIIKELHGEGYQAGVENRFNESLELLKDAGAEIVEVSCPNLKYALGAYYLIMPSEVSSNLAKFDGVRFGLRVLPKDGPMTIERVMAATRAAGFGDEAKRRIILGTYALSAGYYDAYYGSAQKVRTLIQRDFDAAFAQADVLISPTAPTTAFKLGEKLDDPLAMYLNDVATIPANLAGIPGLSLPGGLADEDGLPVGIQLLAPAREDARLYRAGAVLESMLEEKWGGPLLSKAPALGAVSNTAGGSN, encoded by the coding sequence ATGACTGAGCTGAACAACGAACTCATCCGGCACTCCGCTGCTGACCTCGCGGCCAAGCTGGCCGCCCGCGAGGTATCCGCCGTCGAGGTGACACAGGCGCACCTTGACCGCATCGCCCTGGTGGATGGTCAGGTGAATGCCTTCCTGCACGTCAACAGCGAAGAAGCCCTGGCTGTTGCCGCCGAGGTTGACTCTGCACGCGCCGCTGGAGGTTCCGCCGCCGAAGAGCTGCACGCGCTCGCCGGCGTGCCCATCGCCGTGAAGGACCTGATCGTCACCATCGGCCAGCCCACCACGGCCGGTTCGAAGATCCTCGAGGGCTGGCACAGCCCGTACGACGCCACCGTGGTGAAGAAGCTGCGCGCGGCCAAAATGCCTATCCTGGGCAAGACCAACCTGGACGAATTCGCCATGGGTTCCTCCACGGAGCACTCGGCCTACGGCCCCACCCGCAACCCGTGGGACCTGGACCGCATTCCGGGCGGTTCGGGCGGTGGCTCCGCTGCCGCCGTCGCAGCCTTCGAGGCTCCGCTGGCCCTTGGCACGGACACCGGCGGCTCCATCCGCCAGCCGGGTGCCGTCACTGGAACCGTCGGCATGAAGCCGACATACGGTGCTGTGTCCCGTTACGGTGCCATTGCCATGGCGTCGTCGCTGGACCAGATCGGCCCGGTTTCCCGCACGGTGCTGGACTCTGCCCTGCTGCAGGAAGTCATTGGCGGGCACGATCCCTTCGACTCCACGTCCTTGACCGATCCGTTCACCAACCTCGTCGCTGCGGCGCGGGTGGGCAACGTTGCGGGCATGAAAATCGGCATCATCAAGGAACTGCACGGCGAGGGCTACCAGGCCGGCGTCGAGAACCGGTTCAACGAGTCCCTTGAACTCCTCAAGGATGCCGGTGCGGAAATCGTTGAGGTTTCCTGCCCCAACCTGAAGTACGCCCTGGGTGCCTACTACCTGATCATGCCGTCTGAGGTGTCCAGCAACCTGGCCAAGTTCGACGGCGTGCGCTTCGGTTTGCGTGTCCTGCCCAAGGACGGCCCCATGACCATCGAACGCGTCATGGCCGCCACCCGCGCCGCAGGCTTCGGTGACGAAGCCAAGCGCCGCATCATCCTGGGCACCTATGCCCTGAGCGCTGGGTACTACGACGCCTACTACGGTTCGGCCCAGAAGGTCCGCACCCTGATCCAGCGCGACTTCGACGCCGCGTTTGCCCAGGCCGACGTCCTGATCTCGCCCACGGCGCCCACCACGGCGTTCAAGCTGGGGGAGAAGCTGGACGATCCCCTGGCTATGTACCTGAACGATGTCGCCACCATTCCCGCCAACCTTGCCGGCATCCCCGGCCTGTCGTTGCCCGGCGGCCTGGCCGACGAAGACGGCTTGCCGGTCGGCATCCAGTTGCTGGCCCCGGCCCGCGAAGATGCACGGCTTTACCGTGCGGGCGCCGTCCTCGAATCCATGCTGGAAGAGAAGTGGGGCGGCCCGCTGCTCTCCAAGGCACCTGCTCTTGGTGCAGTATCCAACACCGCCGGAGGTTCCAACTAA
- the gatB gene encoding Asp-tRNA(Asn)/Glu-tRNA(Gln) amidotransferase subunit GatB, whose protein sequence is MSVDATLSFEEAMEKYDPVLGFEVHVELNTKTKMFSSAPNVFGDEPNTNVNEVDLGMPGVLPVVNKTAVESSIKIGLALNCKIAESCRFARKNYFYPDTPKNFQTSQYDEPIAYDGYIDIELEDGTVFRVEIERAHMEEDAGKLTHMGGAAGRIQGADYSLVDYNRSGVPLVEIVTKPIEGAGSRAPELAKAYVAAIREIVKNLGVSDAKMERGNVRCDANVSLRPHGRERFGIRSETKNVNSLRAVEHAVRYEIQRHAAVLDSGEPVIQETRHWHEDTRSTTSGRPKSDADDYRYFPEPDLVPVVASREWVEELRATLPEPPAERRKRLKESWGYSDLEFRDVVNAGVMDSIEETIAAGASADVARKWWMGEIVGRAKVADVDPAELGVTPQVIVELNKLVENGKINNKMATQVLDGVLAGEGTPEEIIEKRGLAVVSDDGPLLEAIDAALAAQPDVAEKIRGGKVQAIGAIVGGVMKATRGQADAGRVRELILEKLGVQG, encoded by the coding sequence ATGTCCGTCGACGCAACCCTGAGCTTCGAAGAGGCCATGGAGAAGTACGATCCCGTCCTGGGGTTTGAGGTTCACGTGGAGCTCAACACCAAGACCAAGATGTTCTCCTCAGCGCCCAACGTCTTCGGTGACGAGCCGAACACCAACGTCAACGAGGTTGACCTGGGCATGCCCGGAGTTCTGCCGGTGGTCAACAAGACCGCAGTGGAGTCGTCCATCAAGATCGGCCTTGCCCTGAATTGCAAGATCGCCGAGTCCTGCCGCTTTGCCCGGAAGAACTACTTCTACCCGGACACCCCCAAGAACTTCCAGACCTCGCAGTACGACGAGCCGATCGCTTACGACGGCTACATCGACATCGAGCTGGAGGACGGCACGGTGTTCCGCGTGGAGATCGAGCGCGCCCACATGGAGGAAGACGCCGGGAAGCTCACCCACATGGGTGGCGCTGCGGGTCGTATCCAGGGCGCCGACTACTCCCTGGTGGATTACAACCGTTCCGGCGTTCCGCTGGTGGAAATCGTGACCAAGCCGATCGAGGGTGCCGGAAGCCGTGCGCCTGAGCTCGCCAAGGCCTACGTCGCAGCCATCCGCGAGATCGTCAAGAACCTCGGCGTGTCCGATGCCAAGATGGAGCGCGGCAACGTCCGTTGCGACGCCAACGTGTCCCTGCGCCCGCACGGCCGGGAACGGTTCGGCATCCGGTCCGAAACCAAGAACGTCAACTCGCTGCGCGCCGTCGAGCACGCCGTCCGTTACGAAATCCAGCGGCACGCCGCCGTTCTGGATTCCGGCGAGCCGGTCATCCAGGAAACGCGCCACTGGCACGAGGACACACGTTCGACGACGTCGGGCCGGCCCAAGTCCGACGCTGACGATTACCGCTACTTCCCGGAGCCGGACCTGGTTCCCGTTGTCGCTTCCCGCGAATGGGTGGAAGAGCTCCGCGCAACACTTCCCGAGCCGCCGGCCGAGCGCCGCAAGCGACTCAAGGAATCCTGGGGCTACTCGGACCTGGAATTCCGCGATGTCGTCAATGCCGGCGTCATGGATTCCATCGAAGAGACCATCGCAGCCGGTGCGTCGGCGGACGTCGCCCGCAAGTGGTGGATGGGCGAGATCGTTGGCCGCGCCAAGGTTGCGGACGTCGATCCCGCTGAACTGGGTGTCACCCCGCAGGTCATCGTGGAGCTGAACAAGCTGGTTGAAAACGGCAAGATCAACAACAAGATGGCAACCCAGGTCCTGGATGGCGTGCTCGCCGGCGAGGGAACCCCGGAAGAGATCATCGAGAAGCGCGGCTTGGCCGTGGTGTCCGACGACGGCCCCCTGCTGGAAGCCATCGACGCCGCCCTCGCCGCACAGCCGGACGTTGCTGAGAAGATCCGTGGCGGCAAGGTCCAGGCCATTGGCGCAATCGTTGGCGGTGTCATGAAGGCCACCCGTGGCCAGGCCGATGCCGGACGTGTCCGCGAACTCATCCTTGAGAAGCTGGGTGTCCAGGGCTGA
- a CDS encoding ABC transporter permease — translation MNTTTEQAPALPAAHRVTATAQRRAAARGKKGKANKPPQQSFRARLRRDKQMLLMMVPGLAFLLLFFYIPILGNVIAFQDYQPYLGIGDSLWVGWQNFVELFGNPDFIHAFWNTLYLAAWQLVFLFPVPLVLALIVDSLVSARVRRIFQSIAYLPHFLSWVLVIAFFQQMLGGAGFVNNLLRGWGMDPIPFMTNPESFPVMVVVQMIWKDAGWAMIIFLAALASIDASLYEAAAADGAGRWRRMWHITLPGLRPVIVLLLILRIGDILSVGFEQFILQRDAVGAGAAEVLDTFTYYTGVVGGGWSSGAAAGLAKGVVSALLIYGANKLAHRFGEDGIFAKQVR, via the coding sequence ATGAACACGACGACGGAACAGGCTCCGGCGCTCCCGGCAGCCCACCGCGTCACGGCGACGGCGCAACGGCGCGCTGCCGCCCGGGGCAAGAAGGGTAAGGCGAACAAACCCCCGCAGCAGAGTTTCCGTGCCCGGCTCCGGCGCGACAAGCAGATGCTCCTGATGATGGTCCCGGGGCTGGCGTTCCTGTTGCTCTTTTTTTACATCCCCATCCTGGGCAACGTCATCGCTTTCCAGGACTACCAGCCGTATCTGGGGATCGGCGACAGCCTGTGGGTGGGCTGGCAGAACTTCGTGGAGCTCTTCGGCAATCCGGACTTCATCCACGCATTCTGGAACACCCTCTACCTCGCGGCCTGGCAACTGGTGTTCCTGTTTCCGGTGCCGCTGGTCCTGGCGCTGATTGTGGACTCGTTGGTGAGCGCCCGGGTCCGCAGGATCTTCCAGAGCATCGCCTACCTGCCGCACTTCCTGTCATGGGTCCTGGTGATTGCCTTCTTCCAGCAGATGCTGGGCGGCGCCGGATTCGTGAACAACCTCCTGCGTGGCTGGGGGATGGATCCCATCCCGTTCATGACCAACCCGGAGTCTTTCCCGGTGATGGTGGTGGTCCAGATGATCTGGAAGGACGCCGGCTGGGCCATGATCATCTTCTTGGCCGCTTTGGCGAGCATCGACGCTTCCCTCTACGAGGCCGCGGCGGCAGATGGTGCCGGCCGCTGGCGCAGGATGTGGCACATCACCCTTCCGGGCCTTCGCCCCGTCATTGTCCTGCTCCTGATCCTGCGCATCGGGGACATTCTCTCGGTGGGATTCGAGCAGTTCATCCTGCAGCGCGATGCCGTCGGAGCCGGGGCGGCTGAAGTGCTGGACACCTTTACCTATTACACGGGCGTGGTGGGCGGCGGCTGGAGTTCGGGAGCTGCCGCAGGCTTGGCCAAGGGAGTGGTGAGCGCCCTGTTGATCTACGGAGCCAACAAACTTGCCCACCGCTTTGGCGAGGACGGCATCTTCGCGAAGCAGGTGCGCTGA
- a CDS encoding carbohydrate ABC transporter permease, with amino-acid sequence MATLLTGRKQRELTYNPKRPVWKEKPSALYQTVKAVVLIVFSISILTPILLVVSTSLADTEQLVKAGGFVLWPERPTLEAYATIFKGPMVLQSLGVSVLITAVGTILALFVTITMAYATSRTVLFGRPVILAVLFTLLFAPGLIPSFLMIRQLGLLDSLWSLILPGIFGAFNFVVMRSFFMNIPGELIESARIDGANDWQILWRIVMPLSKAVIAVVGLFYAVGFWNSFFNALLYINDHSKWPIQLLLRNFVVQGSGAADQLGITTTPPPQSIQMAVVVVALVPILMVYPFLQKHFAKGVITGAVKG; translated from the coding sequence ATGGCAACACTTCTGACAGGCAGGAAACAGCGGGAGTTGACGTACAACCCCAAGCGTCCGGTGTGGAAGGAAAAACCGTCAGCGCTGTATCAAACAGTCAAAGCAGTGGTTCTGATTGTTTTCAGCATCTCCATCCTGACGCCCATCCTGTTGGTGGTGTCGACCTCCCTGGCCGATACCGAACAACTGGTCAAAGCCGGCGGCTTCGTCCTCTGGCCGGAGAGGCCCACGCTGGAGGCCTACGCCACGATCTTCAAGGGACCCATGGTCCTGCAATCTCTGGGCGTCAGTGTGCTCATCACTGCGGTGGGTACCATTTTGGCGCTGTTCGTCACCATCACCATGGCCTATGCCACCAGCCGGACCGTGCTGTTCGGACGGCCGGTGATCCTGGCGGTCCTGTTCACCCTGCTGTTCGCGCCGGGCCTGATCCCATCGTTCCTCATGATCCGCCAACTGGGATTGCTGGATTCACTCTGGTCCCTGATCCTTCCGGGCATTTTCGGGGCCTTCAACTTCGTGGTGATGCGGTCCTTCTTCATGAACATTCCGGGGGAGTTGATTGAGAGTGCAAGGATCGACGGCGCCAACGACTGGCAGATTCTGTGGCGCATCGTCATGCCCTTGTCCAAGGCCGTGATCGCGGTGGTCGGGCTGTTCTACGCAGTGGGTTTCTGGAACTCGTTCTTCAACGCCCTCTTGTACATCAACGATCACAGTAAATGGCCCATCCAGCTGCTGCTCCGCAATTTCGTGGTGCAGGGAAGCGGCGCAGCGGACCAGTTGGGGATCACCACCACACCCCCACCGCAATCGATTCAGATGGCTGTGGTGGTGGTGGCCTTGGTGCCGATCCTGATGGTTTACCCGTTCCTCCAAAAACACTTTGCCAAGGGCGTCATCACCGGCGCCGTCAAGGGTTGA
- a CDS encoding sugar ABC transporter substrate-binding protein: protein MTSTTPQAGFSRRGFLGLAGLAVTAAGLSACGGGGTGSSGGAAASASVKLPTYKEFTGVTPDLAGNAQGLQAGYFKLPTPVQSVKAPPLKGKVTGLTETFETMSPGMRDNPFWQRLNSKLGGDLELQIAEDIGDGYPAKFATVLASNDLPDLMWVPPNQGIPNIGPMLEAKFQDLTPYLSGDAVLEYPNLAALKPDSWKTAVVNGKIWGAPIPSTPFGQVYLGNHDAWAKVGGFEAGSADEFLDKAKELTRPGEQKYALEPAYVNALHMVTEWFGAPNSWAVNKDRTLTHLYETDEYMAGVEFTAKMFAAGVFYPDSKATDIRSRVANGSVAAQVVVGPHDLRSYRALNKDAGFDILVPFSADGKAKPVYDMGYGTVGFTPFKKADEGRIRELLALVNYLSAPFGTVEYMQKNFGEAGQDYTLDGAGNPVRTDAGTTNAPGLVSALNIMSSPENVLFNPGFDDDTRYISQQESKLLELAWRNPTNGSYSDTNAKVGAKIGKQLRDKVVDIITGRAKIDELKDAVKRWKSEGGDKMRDEYQASLDPNVPVFRS, encoded by the coding sequence ATGACCAGCACCACCCCACAGGCTGGATTCAGCCGCCGCGGTTTCCTCGGCCTGGCCGGCCTGGCTGTCACCGCCGCAGGACTGTCCGCGTGCGGCGGGGGCGGCACCGGAAGCAGTGGAGGCGCTGCTGCCTCCGCGTCGGTGAAACTGCCCACGTACAAGGAATTCACGGGAGTCACCCCTGATTTGGCCGGCAACGCACAAGGCCTTCAAGCCGGCTATTTCAAACTGCCCACCCCGGTGCAGTCCGTCAAGGCGCCGCCGCTCAAGGGCAAGGTCACGGGCCTCACCGAAACCTTCGAAACCATGAGCCCCGGCATGAGGGACAATCCGTTCTGGCAGCGGCTGAACTCCAAGCTCGGCGGAGACCTTGAACTGCAGATCGCCGAGGACATCGGGGATGGCTATCCGGCCAAGTTCGCCACTGTGCTTGCCAGTAATGACCTTCCGGACCTGATGTGGGTTCCGCCCAACCAGGGCATTCCCAACATCGGCCCCATGCTGGAGGCCAAATTCCAGGACCTGACGCCGTACCTCTCCGGTGACGCCGTGCTGGAGTACCCCAACCTCGCCGCACTGAAGCCCGATTCCTGGAAGACCGCCGTCGTCAATGGCAAGATCTGGGGAGCCCCGATTCCCAGCACTCCCTTCGGGCAGGTGTACCTGGGCAACCATGACGCTTGGGCGAAAGTGGGTGGCTTCGAGGCCGGCAGCGCCGATGAATTCCTGGACAAGGCCAAGGAACTCACCCGTCCCGGCGAGCAGAAGTACGCTTTGGAGCCGGCATACGTCAACGCCCTCCACATGGTCACGGAGTGGTTTGGAGCCCCCAACAGCTGGGCGGTCAATAAGGACCGCACCCTGACCCACCTCTACGAAACCGACGAATACATGGCCGGCGTGGAGTTCACCGCGAAGATGTTTGCCGCCGGGGTGTTCTACCCGGATTCCAAGGCAACGGACATCCGGTCCCGCGTCGCCAACGGCAGCGTCGCCGCGCAGGTTGTGGTGGGTCCGCACGACCTCCGGAGCTACCGGGCCCTCAACAAGGACGCCGGCTTCGACATCCTGGTTCCGTTCAGCGCGGACGGCAAAGCCAAGCCGGTCTACGACATGGGCTACGGCACCGTTGGCTTCACTCCGTTCAAGAAGGCCGATGAGGGCCGGATCCGTGAATTGTTGGCGCTGGTGAACTACCTGTCGGCGCCGTTCGGAACGGTCGAGTACATGCAGAAGAACTTCGGTGAGGCAGGCCAGGATTACACCCTGGACGGTGCCGGAAATCCGGTGCGCACCGATGCCGGAACCACCAATGCGCCAGGATTGGTGTCGGCATTGAACATCATGTCCAGCCCGGAAAACGTCCTGTTCAACCCGGGGTTCGACGACGATACCCGCTACATCAGCCAGCAGGAATCGAAGCTCCTGGAGCTGGCGTGGCGCAATCCCACCAACGGCTCCTACTCGGACACCAACGCCAAAGTGGGAGCCAAGATCGGCAAGCAACTGCGGGACAAGGTGGTGGACATCATCACTGGCCGGGCCAAGATCGACGAACTCAAGGACGCCGTGAAGCGCTGGAAGAGTGAAGGCGGTGACAAGATGCGCGACGAGTACCAGGCCTCGTTGGACCCCAACGTGCCAGTCTTCCGGAGCTGA